A part of Paenibacillus sp. sptzw28 genomic DNA contains:
- a CDS encoding ABC transporter substrate-binding protein, producing the protein MSRQKKWAFLVASVCLMMVFTAACNSGGAGNTGSSSSKSSTGTASTSTSDNGVITDWSKQPEMTLTVFDTLANFAGEQPGWFAKLIKDKFNIKLNIVAPNLSGGAQMIATQMASGDLGDLVVGLGGKDYENAIKSGMILDWTKDGLLDKYGKNLEKYAAQALDANKKQYGGGTAIYGIGHNVGTGDGPSEGADMTFGPMLRWDLYQKLGSPQIKTLDDYLPILKKMQEMDPKSDSGKKTYGMSLWSDWDGDWSTLAKVTAQFYGYAEGDGFNPGDMILTKADGPEYQGFLDDNSYYMQGLEFYFKANQMGLLDPDSLTQKFGDVSNKFKDGQVLFSQFPWVSNVYNTPAHTSAGKGFALVPFQDEKVYSSGFNPYGGQWIWSIGAHTKDPARVMAFLDWLFSPDGVQETSIGPKGLAWDIGKDGKPALTDFGKKATANGDTPVPAQYGGGTWKNGVSALNNATLTTSQINPNTGEPYDYNLWNSTLTANPDPVTKSWREAMGVITGKELFVKNNQVAVTKPFFNGQPAAQEPSNIKLKHSQVGKVIKEYSWKMMFAKNQDEFDQLKQQLVQKAKGLGYDDVVNWEVQQTKNTVFTMYK; encoded by the coding sequence ATGTCTAGGCAAAAGAAATGGGCCTTTCTCGTTGCCTCTGTATGCCTGATGATGGTTTTTACCGCGGCATGCAATTCCGGAGGAGCGGGTAATACGGGCTCGTCCAGTTCCAAAAGCAGTACGGGAACAGCAAGCACAAGTACTTCGGACAACGGAGTCATAACGGACTGGTCCAAGCAACCGGAAATGACTTTGACTGTATTCGATACTTTGGCCAACTTTGCCGGCGAGCAGCCGGGCTGGTTCGCCAAGCTGATCAAGGACAAATTTAATATCAAACTGAACATCGTCGCACCGAACCTGTCAGGCGGTGCGCAAATGATCGCTACGCAGATGGCATCCGGCGACCTGGGCGACCTTGTTGTAGGACTCGGCGGCAAGGATTATGAGAATGCGATCAAATCAGGAATGATCCTCGACTGGACGAAAGACGGACTGCTCGACAAATACGGCAAAAATTTGGAGAAGTACGCCGCTCAGGCACTTGATGCGAACAAGAAACAATACGGCGGCGGCACAGCGATTTACGGCATCGGGCATAACGTTGGCACCGGCGACGGACCGAGCGAAGGAGCGGACATGACGTTCGGACCGATGCTTCGCTGGGATTTGTACCAGAAGCTCGGCAGCCCTCAGATCAAGACGCTTGACGACTATCTGCCGATTCTGAAGAAGATGCAAGAGATGGATCCGAAGAGTGATTCGGGCAAGAAAACGTATGGAATGTCGCTGTGGTCCGACTGGGATGGAGATTGGTCCACCTTGGCTAAAGTTACAGCACAATTTTACGGCTATGCAGAAGGCGACGGCTTCAATCCCGGGGACATGATTCTTACCAAAGCCGACGGGCCGGAATATCAAGGTTTTCTTGATGATAACAGCTACTATATGCAAGGACTGGAGTTCTATTTCAAGGCTAATCAGATGGGACTGCTCGATCCGGATTCCCTGACTCAGAAATTCGGCGATGTTTCGAACAAATTCAAGGACGGCCAAGTGCTCTTCTCTCAATTCCCTTGGGTTTCCAACGTGTATAATACACCGGCTCATACGTCGGCAGGCAAAGGATTCGCGCTTGTTCCGTTCCAGGACGAGAAAGTGTACTCCTCTGGCTTCAATCCTTACGGTGGCCAATGGATCTGGTCGATCGGCGCCCATACGAAAGATCCTGCGCGTGTAATGGCATTCCTCGACTGGTTGTTCTCGCCTGATGGCGTTCAGGAAACCAGCATCGGTCCGAAAGGCCTCGCCTGGGATATCGGCAAGGATGGCAAGCCGGCATTGACCGATTTCGGCAAGAAGGCGACGGCTAACGGCGACACACCGGTACCGGCACAATACGGCGGCGGAACTTGGAAGAACGGTGTTTCCGCGCTTAACAATGCGACACTTACCACGTCTCAGATCAACCCGAATACCGGGGAACCGTATGATTACAACCTGTGGAATTCGACGTTGACCGCTAATCCGGATCCGGTGACGAAGAGCTGGCGGGAAGCGATGGGCGTGATCACAGGAAAGGAATTGTTTGTCAAGAATAACCAGGTTGCGGTCACGAAACCGTTCTTCAACGGACAGCCGGCGGCCCAAGAGCCCTCGAATATCAAGCTGAAGCACAGCCAGGTTGGCAAGGTCATCAAGGAGTACTCCTGGAAGATGATGTTTGCCAAGAACCAGGATGAATTCGACCAATTGAAGCAGCAATTGGTCCAGAAGGCAAAAGGCCTCGGCTATGATGATGTCGTCAACTGGGAAGTGCAGCAAACGAAAAATACAGTATTCACGATGTACAAATAA
- a CDS encoding AraC family transcriptional regulator has protein sequence MLKTKNYSLFNPQWTSGDYRTKIIAYYYKQWIDFQMGFHAHHTVEIMYVISGTCTVEMKDQPIVMRKGDLIMIDGGVPHRLIVEKDNPCRMLNVEFTFTDCEGVYPSMKQLAQGNAALRELLHRQNSYIVLRDPSDVYYTLKSLVMELDSAGNGDDSNMAHLLISQLIIRVARLAAEEAKDSAVRQIDHYVRRAAEYIHQHYDCDIQAKDIAAAVNLHPVYLQRIFKASMNVTMTEYLAELRVEKAKMLLARTDVPIIEIADYVGLGSRQYFSALFKKYTGLSPAVYRKSVETMQGHEDQVVIVDIP, from the coding sequence GTGTTAAAGACGAAAAATTACAGCTTATTTAATCCTCAATGGACAAGCGGTGATTACCGGACGAAGATCATCGCGTATTACTACAAGCAGTGGATTGATTTTCAGATGGGCTTTCATGCTCATCATACCGTTGAAATCATGTATGTGATTTCCGGCACATGCACGGTAGAAATGAAGGATCAGCCGATCGTCATGCGCAAGGGTGACCTTATAATGATTGACGGGGGCGTGCCGCACCGCCTTATTGTAGAGAAGGATAATCCTTGCCGGATGCTTAATGTCGAGTTTACATTTACCGATTGTGAGGGTGTTTATCCTTCCATGAAGCAGCTCGCGCAGGGAAACGCCGCTTTACGGGAACTGCTTCATCGGCAGAACAGCTATATTGTGCTGCGTGATCCGAGCGATGTCTATTATACGCTCAAAAGCCTCGTAATGGAGCTGGACTCAGCAGGTAACGGGGATGACTCCAATATGGCTCATTTGCTCATTTCCCAGCTGATTATTCGCGTCGCCAGGCTTGCCGCCGAGGAAGCGAAGGACAGCGCGGTAAGGCAGATCGACCACTATGTGCGAAGGGCGGCCGAATATATTCATCAGCATTACGACTGCGATATTCAGGCGAAAGATATCGCCGCTGCGGTCAATCTTCATCCCGTCTATTTGCAGCGGATCTTCAAAGCGAGCATGAATGTGACGATGACCGAATATCTGGCTGAGCTAAGAGTGGAGAAGGCCAAAATGCTGCTCGCCCGAACCGATGTCCCGATTATTGAAATCGCCGATTATGTCGGTCTGGGCAGCAGGCAATACTTCAGTGCGCTGTTCAAGAAGTATACCGGCCTTTCACCGGCCGTTTACCGAAAGTCGGTTGAAACGATGCAGGGACATGAAGACCAGGTTGTAATAGTTGACATCCCATAG
- a CDS encoding sugar ABC transporter permease has product MSASLTKTADSALTRKRFQIKDKYTLFLMALPFLVLVFLFSYLPLYGWIYAFYDYQPGIPLANTDFVGLQWFTAMVSDQVQRAEMFRVLRNTFAISSLGIVTSILPVIFAILLTEVRNSKFKRIVQTLTTLPNFISWVLVYSFAFMLFSVNNGFFNHLLMSLGWISSPTNILADDNHVWLAMTLWGVWKGLGWGAIMYIAAITSIDSELYEAARVDGANRFRQIWHVTVPGIIPTYFVLLILSIANFINNGLEQFFVFANAMNMNHIEVLDLYVYNIGMGNSNFGFATAVSIMKSIVSLFLLFAANGLSKLIRGQSII; this is encoded by the coding sequence ATGAGTGCCAGCCTTACGAAAACTGCGGATTCTGCGCTCACAAGAAAGCGATTCCAAATCAAGGATAAATATACACTCTTCTTGATGGCGCTGCCCTTTCTTGTACTCGTATTTTTATTCTCGTATTTGCCTCTCTACGGGTGGATTTACGCGTTCTATGACTATCAACCGGGCATTCCGCTGGCGAATACGGACTTCGTCGGCCTGCAATGGTTTACTGCTATGGTATCGGATCAGGTTCAACGGGCCGAGATGTTCCGGGTTCTGCGCAATACGTTCGCCATTAGTTCACTCGGCATAGTGACTTCGATACTTCCCGTAATCTTCGCGATCCTTCTGACCGAGGTAAGGAATTCGAAGTTCAAGAGGATCGTTCAGACCTTGACGACTTTGCCGAACTTCATTAGCTGGGTATTGGTATATTCCTTCGCATTCATGCTGTTCTCGGTTAACAACGGCTTCTTCAATCACCTCTTGATGAGCCTCGGTTGGATTAGTTCGCCGACGAACATCCTCGCCGATGACAATCACGTGTGGCTCGCGATGACGTTGTGGGGAGTGTGGAAAGGGCTCGGATGGGGCGCGATTATGTACATCGCCGCGATTACGAGCATCGATTCGGAATTATATGAAGCGGCCAGAGTGGACGGTGCGAACCGTTTCCGCCAGATCTGGCACGTGACGGTGCCGGGCATCATCCCGACGTACTTCGTGCTCCTGATTTTATCGATTGCGAACTTTATCAATAACGGACTCGAGCAATTTTTTGTGTTCGCCAATGCCATGAACATGAACCATATCGAAGTGCTCGATCTGTACGTGTATAACATTGGCATGGGGAACTCCAACTTCGGGTTTGCTACCGCTGTCAGCATCATGAAATCCATCGTCAGCCTGTTCCTGCTGTTCGCGGCCAACGGCCTGTCCAAGCTCATCCGCGGCCAAAGTATCATCTAA
- a CDS encoding carbohydrate ABC transporter permease, which produces MATRQRFTLFDALNYTLLGLFTLACFFPFYYLFINTISNNDISSKGLVMFWPKGFQLSNYENIFQIPGLGMAALVSFGRTVIGTALTVAASGLLGFLFTKNQMLGRRLWYRFIIVTMYFNAGLIPWYLTMRNLGLTNNFLAYILPGIVSPFFIILVKTYVESTPIALQESAQIDGAGNLTIFWKIVMPLITPILATIAIFSAVGQWNQFQDTLFLVTNPKLFTLQFILYRYLNEALSVAELMKQAMSGGGSVANLALQPTPTSIQSTVSMIVVIPTLLVYPFFQRYFVKGLMIGAVKG; this is translated from the coding sequence ATGGCGACCAGACAAAGATTTACCTTGTTCGACGCGTTAAACTATACTCTGCTCGGCTTGTTCACATTAGCCTGTTTCTTTCCGTTCTATTATTTGTTTATTAATACGATCAGCAACAACGACATAAGCAGCAAAGGGCTGGTAATGTTCTGGCCGAAGGGGTTCCAACTGTCCAACTATGAGAATATTTTCCAAATTCCCGGCCTGGGCATGGCTGCGCTCGTGTCGTTCGGGCGTACCGTGATTGGCACGGCATTGACGGTAGCGGCGTCCGGCTTGCTCGGGTTCCTGTTCACGAAGAATCAGATGTTGGGGCGCCGGCTGTGGTATCGATTCATTATCGTAACCATGTATTTTAACGCCGGTCTGATTCCATGGTACTTGACGATGCGCAATCTCGGACTGACCAACAACTTCCTGGCTTATATCCTGCCTGGGATCGTATCTCCATTCTTCATTATTTTGGTCAAAACGTACGTAGAGTCGACGCCGATTGCCCTGCAGGAGTCCGCACAGATCGACGGGGCGGGAAACCTCACGATCTTTTGGAAGATCGTCATGCCGCTCATTACGCCGATCCTGGCTACCATCGCGATTTTCTCTGCCGTCGGCCAGTGGAACCAGTTCCAAGACACGCTGTTTCTTGTGACGAATCCGAAGCTCTTCACGCTTCAGTTCATTCTGTATCGATATTTGAACGAGGCTTTGTCTGTCGCCGAGCTCATGAAACAAGCGATGAGCGGGGGAGGATCGGTGGCTAATCTGGCTTTGCAGCCGACGCCGACTTCAATCCAGTCGACGGTTTCGATGATTGTCGTGATCCCGACCTTGCTCGTTTATCCATTCTTCCAGCGGTATTTTGTGAAAGGCCTCATGATCGGTGCGGTTAAAGGCTAG
- a CDS encoding alpha-glucosidase/alpha-galactosidase, which yields MSFKVTFIGAGSIGFTRGLLRDLLAVPEFQHIDVAFTDINPHNLDMVTQLCQRDITENGLHIKIHSTPDRREALKDARYVFVVVRIGGLEAFQHDVDIPLKYGVDQCVGDTLCAGGIMYGQRGIAEMMNICKDIREVAEPNALLLNYANPMAMLTWACNKYGGVRTIGLCHGVQGGHWQIAQALGLEKKEVDIICAGINHQTWYVQVRHKGEDMTGKLLEAFENHPEFSKTEKVRIDMLRRFGYYSTESNGHLSEYVPWYRKRADEIKDWIDLGTWINGETGGYLRVCTEGRNWFETDFPNWMKEAPLVYSAENRGEEHGSYIIEGLETGRVYRGHFNVVNNGVIANLPDDAIIEAPGYVDRNGISMPHVGDLPLGCAAVCTASISVQRMAVEAAIHGDDKLLRQAFMMDPLVGAVCNPKEIWQMVDEMLVAGEKWLPQYGPAIEEAKARLASGKLVPTREGYKGAARLKTKTVEEMMEDREAANRNAGESDKAKERPAAAH from the coding sequence ATGTCGTTCAAAGTTACATTTATCGGGGCCGGAAGCATCGGTTTTACACGAGGGCTGCTGAGGGATTTACTCGCTGTCCCGGAATTCCAACACATTGATGTTGCTTTTACTGACATTAACCCGCATAACCTGGACATGGTCACACAGCTTTGTCAGCGGGATATTACCGAGAATGGCCTTCATATCAAGATCCATTCGACGCCTGATCGCAGAGAAGCATTGAAGGATGCGCGCTATGTATTCGTGGTCGTTCGGATCGGCGGACTTGAAGCGTTCCAGCACGATGTCGATATCCCGCTTAAATACGGCGTCGACCAATGCGTCGGAGATACGCTCTGCGCCGGAGGAATTATGTACGGCCAGCGCGGCATTGCTGAAATGATGAATATTTGCAAGGATATCCGCGAGGTCGCTGAGCCGAATGCGCTGCTGCTCAATTACGCGAATCCAATGGCAATGCTGACATGGGCCTGCAATAAATACGGCGGCGTTCGTACTATCGGCTTGTGCCACGGCGTTCAAGGCGGGCACTGGCAAATTGCTCAGGCGCTGGGCCTCGAGAAGAAGGAAGTAGACATTATATGCGCGGGCATCAACCACCAAACCTGGTATGTACAAGTGCGGCATAAGGGCGAAGATATGACCGGCAAGCTGCTTGAAGCGTTCGAGAACCACCCAGAGTTCAGCAAAACGGAGAAGGTTCGGATCGATATGCTCCGCCGTTTCGGCTATTATTCAACGGAATCGAACGGCCATCTGAGCGAATATGTGCCGTGGTACCGCAAGCGAGCTGATGAAATTAAGGACTGGATCGACCTTGGGACATGGATCAACGGCGAGACCGGCGGTTACCTTCGAGTCTGCACGGAAGGGCGCAACTGGTTCGAGACTGATTTTCCAAACTGGATGAAAGAAGCACCGCTGGTCTATTCAGCAGAGAATCGCGGCGAAGAGCACGGTTCATATATTATCGAAGGGCTTGAAACCGGCCGCGTATACCGCGGGCACTTTAATGTCGTCAATAATGGCGTTATCGCAAATCTTCCGGACGATGCCATTATCGAAGCGCCCGGTTATGTGGACCGTAACGGTATCAGCATGCCGCATGTCGGCGACCTGCCGCTCGGCTGCGCCGCCGTGTGCACCGCGAGTATTTCGGTTCAACGTATGGCGGTGGAAGCGGCGATTCATGGCGATGACAAGCTTCTCCGTCAAGCGTTTATGATGGATCCGCTTGTCGGAGCGGTATGCAATCCGAAAGAAATTTGGCAAATGGTGGACGAGATGCTCGTGGCGGGTGAGAAATGGCTTCCACAGTACGGCCCGGCCATTGAAGAAGCGAAGGCGCGTCTGGCCTCCGGGAAGCTCGTTCCGACCCGCGAGGGTTACAAAGGCGCTGCGCGTCTGAAGACGAAGACGGTCGAGGAAATGATGGAGGACCGCGAAGCGGCTAACCGAAATGCAGGCGAATCGGACAAAGCGAAGGAACGTCCTGCGGCTGCACATTAA
- a CDS encoding spore germination protein: MPSLVNSFNINTNSGVINFGDTLNISPQTSSKTVSGQGGSNTGNVVITLNGANVNNATDPDVIDQPNTEAV; this comes from the coding sequence ATGCCATCCCTCGTTAATTCATTCAATATTAACACGAATTCAGGCGTCATTAACTTTGGAGATACGTTAAATATTTCCCCGCAAACCTCTTCCAAAACGGTGTCAGGCCAGGGCGGCTCAAATACGGGGAATGTCGTCATTACACTGAACGGGGCTAATGTGAACAATGCAACAGATCCTGATGTAATTGACCAACCAAACACAGAAGCTGTTTAA
- a CDS encoding spore germination protein GerPE, protein MTSRVSSVGQIRITDTGATAVFEIGDSKQISPVNHSIAVQREKAIYFQNEFNFRDYAIFFRPISESVLNEKIRMTTINESAVIGVQNIDVFAISGAAVVQIGSSEALRAETRIKHIRHLLRERPQRL, encoded by the coding sequence TTGACCAGCAGAGTCTCATCCGTCGGACAAATCCGTATAACGGATACGGGAGCTACCGCTGTCTTTGAAATCGGAGATTCGAAACAAATTTCACCGGTTAATCATTCCATTGCCGTACAACGCGAGAAAGCGATTTATTTCCAAAATGAATTTAATTTTCGCGATTACGCTATTTTTTTTCGGCCGATTTCAGAGTCGGTCCTAAATGAAAAAATCAGGATGACAACGATCAATGAATCCGCAGTGATCGGTGTGCAAAATATTGATGTTTTCGCTATCTCAGGCGCTGCTGTCGTCCAAATCGGATCAAGTGAAGCGCTGCGAGCCGAAACACGAATTAAACATATCCGGCATCTTTTAAGAGAAAGACCCCAAAGGTTATGA
- a CDS encoding spore gernimation protein GerPD, whose amino-acid sequence MDHKMEYTVINCELSVVNIKMSFVSTASTFIVGDVKTVSLSNVFEGPPEKLIIGVTIPVLPPIIPTT is encoded by the coding sequence ATGGATCATAAGATGGAATATACCGTCATTAACTGCGAGCTCTCGGTTGTGAATATTAAAATGTCTTTTGTGAGCACAGCTTCCACTTTTATAGTCGGGGATGTTAAAACGGTCTCTTTGTCCAACGTCTTCGAAGGACCGCCTGAAAAGTTGATTATCGGTGTTACGATACCGGTTCTCCCCCCGATTATTCCTACTACCTAG